One Sodalis praecaptivus DNA segment encodes these proteins:
- a CDS encoding NAD-dependent succinate-semialdehyde dehydrogenase, with translation MPLNDPQLFREQCLIDGTWCDGDQGGRETVVNPATGEPLAAVAQMSAAQTQTAIDAAERALPGWRALTGQQRAARLQAWADLIDAAREDLAQLLTAEQGKPLAEARGEIGYANSFIRWFAEEAKRVEGSVLASPQPGQRMLVLKQAIGVTAAITPWNFPAAMITRKVAPALAAGCTMIVKPAEQTPLTALALAVLATRAGIPRGVLQVVAGPAVQVGKVLCDSPVVRKLSFTGSTEVGRLLMAQCAPTVKKLSLELGGNAPVLVFDDADVDQAVAGIMAAKFRNSGQTCVCANRIYVQRGIYPALVEKLQARVQELNVGPGTAPDVTQGPLIDASAVAKVREHIADALAQGATLLAGGKSHALGGSFFEPTLIGDVSATMRFAREETFGPVAPLFPFSDEAEAIRMANDTEFGLAAYVFTRDAGRQWRVPEALEYGMVGVNTGLISNEVAPFGGVKQSGLGREGSRFGIEEYLEMKYLCVAVDPAC, from the coding sequence ATACCACTCAATGACCCGCAATTATTTCGTGAACAATGTCTTATCGACGGTACCTGGTGCGATGGCGACCAGGGGGGGCGAGAAACGGTAGTGAATCCGGCTACCGGCGAACCGCTGGCCGCGGTAGCGCAAATGAGCGCCGCTCAGACCCAGACCGCTATTGACGCCGCCGAGCGAGCGCTGCCCGGCTGGCGCGCGCTGACCGGCCAGCAGCGCGCCGCGCGCTTGCAGGCCTGGGCAGATTTGATTGACGCCGCGCGTGAGGATCTGGCGCAGCTGCTGACCGCCGAGCAGGGCAAACCGCTGGCGGAAGCGCGCGGTGAGATAGGCTATGCCAACAGTTTTATCCGTTGGTTCGCCGAAGAGGCCAAACGGGTGGAAGGGAGCGTGCTGGCCTCGCCGCAGCCGGGACAGCGGATGTTAGTGCTTAAACAGGCCATTGGGGTCACCGCCGCTATCACGCCGTGGAATTTCCCGGCGGCGATGATTACCCGCAAAGTAGCGCCGGCGCTGGCCGCCGGCTGCACCATGATAGTCAAACCGGCCGAACAGACGCCGCTCACCGCGCTGGCGCTGGCGGTGCTGGCGACACGCGCCGGTATTCCCCGCGGCGTATTGCAGGTGGTGGCCGGCCCGGCGGTGCAGGTGGGGAAAGTGCTGTGCGACAGCCCGGTGGTGCGTAAACTCAGCTTTACCGGCTCGACGGAAGTGGGGCGGCTACTAATGGCGCAATGCGCGCCGACGGTGAAAAAACTGTCGCTGGAGCTGGGCGGCAATGCGCCGGTGCTGGTCTTCGACGACGCCGATGTGGATCAGGCGGTGGCGGGGATCATGGCCGCCAAGTTCCGCAATAGCGGGCAGACCTGCGTGTGCGCGAACCGTATTTATGTACAGCGGGGAATTTATCCGGCGTTGGTGGAAAAACTGCAGGCCCGCGTGCAGGAACTCAACGTAGGGCCGGGGACCGCGCCTGATGTGACCCAGGGACCGCTTATTGATGCCTCGGCGGTGGCCAAAGTGCGCGAGCATATCGCCGATGCGCTTGCTCAAGGGGCCACGTTGCTCGCCGGCGGCAAATCCCATGCCTTGGGCGGAAGCTTCTTTGAGCCGACCCTTATCGGCGATGTTAGCGCAACGATGCGTTTCGCGCGCGAAGAAACCTTTGGTCCCGTGGCGCCGCTGTTTCCGTTCAGCGATGAAGCGGAGGCTATCCGAATGGCTAACGATACCGAGTTCGGTCTGGCGGCGTACGTCTTTACCCGCGACGCCGGCCGGCAGTGGCGGGTGCCCGAGGCGCTGGAATACGGTATGGTGGGTGTGAATACCGGCTTGATTTCCAATGAGGTCGCGCCGTTCGGCGGCGTGAAACAATCGGGCCTCGGGCGGGAGGGATCGCGCTTTGGTATCGAGGAGTACCTGGAAATGAAATACTTATGCGTGGCCGTGGATCCAGCGTGTTAA
- a CDS encoding 4-aminobutyrate--2-oxoglutarate transaminase: MSNSELNQRRLAATPRGVGVMCDFFAERAENATLWDSEGREFTDFAAGIAVLNTGHRHPKVIAAVEQQLARFTHTSYQVVPYASFVTLAEKINAVAPVAGPVKSTFFSTGAEALENAVKIARAFTGRPGVITFGGGFHGRTLLTLALTGKVAPYKLGFGPLPGQIFHAQYPNALHDVSVAQSLASIERLFRTDIAADQVAAILFEPVQGEGGFNIAPPEFLLGLRALCDRHGILMIADEVQSGFGRTGKLFAMDHCPSVKADIVTMAKSLGGGLPISGVAGRAEVMDAPAPGGLGGTYAGNPLAVAAALAVLDVIDEEQLCARAARLGDQLQDTLREMKRDCPAIADVRGLGSMVAVEFRDPVSGEPDAAFAQRIQQQALAQRLLLLTCGVDGNVIRFLYPLTIPETQFNAALALLCTLLKSPSL; the protein is encoded by the coding sequence ATGAGCAATAGTGAATTGAATCAGCGTCGTTTGGCGGCCACCCCACGCGGCGTGGGCGTCATGTGTGATTTCTTTGCCGAGCGGGCGGAAAACGCCACGCTATGGGACAGCGAAGGGCGAGAATTTACCGATTTCGCCGCCGGTATTGCGGTACTGAATACCGGCCATCGCCATCCCAAGGTCATCGCCGCCGTAGAACAACAATTGGCGCGCTTTACCCATACCTCGTATCAGGTGGTCCCTTACGCCAGTTTTGTCACCCTGGCGGAAAAAATCAATGCCGTCGCGCCGGTGGCGGGGCCGGTCAAAAGTACCTTCTTCAGCACCGGGGCGGAGGCGCTGGAAAATGCGGTGAAGATCGCCCGCGCCTTTACCGGCCGGCCGGGGGTGATTACCTTTGGCGGCGGCTTTCACGGCCGCACGCTGCTGACGCTGGCGCTGACCGGCAAAGTCGCGCCCTACAAGCTGGGTTTTGGGCCGCTGCCGGGGCAAATTTTTCACGCCCAATATCCCAACGCGCTGCACGATGTTTCGGTGGCGCAGTCCCTCGCCAGCATCGAGCGTCTGTTTCGTACCGATATCGCCGCGGATCAGGTGGCGGCGATTTTGTTTGAGCCGGTACAGGGTGAGGGCGGATTCAACATCGCGCCGCCGGAATTTCTGCTCGGGCTGCGTGCGTTGTGCGATCGGCACGGTATTCTGATGATTGCCGACGAAGTGCAGTCCGGCTTTGGCCGCACCGGCAAACTGTTCGCCATGGACCATTGCCCGTCGGTGAAAGCGGATATCGTGACGATGGCGAAAAGCCTGGGCGGCGGCCTGCCGATCTCCGGCGTGGCCGGGCGCGCCGAGGTGATGGACGCGCCGGCGCCCGGCGGATTGGGCGGCACCTATGCCGGCAATCCCTTGGCGGTGGCGGCGGCGCTGGCGGTGCTGGACGTGATTGACGAAGAGCAGCTTTGCGCGCGCGCGGCGCGGTTGGGTGACCAATTGCAGGACACGCTGCGGGAGATGAAGCGCGACTGTCCGGCCATCGCCGACGTGCGCGGGCTCGGCTCGATGGTGGCGGTGGAGTTTCGCGATCCCGTCAGCGGCGAGCCTGATGCCGCCTTCGCGCAGCGTATCCAGCAGCAGGCGCTGGCGCAGCGGCTGCTGCTGCTGACCTGCGGCGTGGACGGCAACGTGATCCGCTTTTTGTATCCGCTGACCATTCCCGAGACGCAATTCAATGCGGCGCTGGCGCTGTTGTGTACGCTGCTGAAATCGCCTTCACTTTAA
- a CDS encoding SDR family NAD(P)-dependent oxidoreductase produces the protein MERKTLLLTGASRGIGHATVKHFHAAGWRIFTASRQSWVEECPWAEKMLNHIHLDLEDIDGVAAALPGIKEKLGGRLDALVNNAGISPKTADGGRLGVLNTDYATWVRVFNVNLFATALLAQGLFDELRAAAGSIINVTSIAGSRVHPFAGVAYATSKAALSALTREMAFDFGHHGIRVNAIAPGEIDTAILSPGTQEIIERQVPLQRLGRPEEVASLIYFLSTQGASYVNGAEIQVNGGQHV, from the coding sequence ATGGAGAGGAAAACGCTGTTATTGACCGGGGCGAGCCGCGGGATTGGCCATGCGACGGTCAAGCATTTTCACGCGGCCGGCTGGCGCATTTTTACCGCTTCGCGCCAGAGTTGGGTGGAAGAGTGCCCCTGGGCGGAAAAGATGCTTAACCATATTCATCTCGATTTGGAGGATATCGACGGCGTTGCCGCGGCGCTGCCGGGGATTAAAGAAAAGCTGGGCGGCCGGTTGGATGCGCTGGTCAACAATGCCGGTATTTCGCCGAAAACGGCGGACGGCGGCCGTCTCGGCGTGTTGAATACCGACTATGCCACCTGGGTGCGGGTGTTTAATGTTAATCTGTTTGCCACCGCGCTGCTGGCCCAGGGGCTGTTCGACGAGCTGCGAGCGGCGGCGGGGAGCATTATCAACGTCACCTCCATCGCCGGATCTCGGGTGCACCCGTTCGCCGGCGTCGCCTACGCCACCTCAAAAGCGGCCCTGTCGGCGCTAACGCGCGAGATGGCGTTCGATTTTGGCCATCACGGGATCCGGGTTAACGCTATCGCGCCGGGGGAGATTGATACCGCCATTTTGTCCCCCGGTACGCAGGAAATCATCGAGCGGCAGGTGCCCTTGCAGCGGCTGGGCCGACCGGAAGAGGTGGCTTCGTTGATCTACTTCCTGAGCACGCAGGGCGCGTCTTACGTTAACGGCGCCGAAATCCAGGTCAACGGCGGACAGCATGTCTGA
- a CDS encoding sensor histidine kinase, whose product MYEFKLVLLLLQQMCVYLVIAYLLSKTPLFIPLMHVTVRLPHKLLCYVMFSMFCIMGTYFGLHIQDSIANTRAIGAVLGGLLGGPVVGGLVGFTGGLHRYSMGGMTAFSCMVSTIVEGLLGGLAHRLLVRRGRLDRLFHPLTVAGVTLLAEVLQMAIILLLARPLAEALQLVKSIAAPMIVTNAIGAAMFMRILLDRRAMFEKYTSAFSARALKIAACTEGILRQGFNQENSRRVAQVIYQTLDIGAVAITDRQRLLAFIGIGDDHHLPGTPIASRHSRWAIDHNEVVYADGNAVPYQCSLHRGCKLGSTLVIPLRGENQEVIGTIKLYEAKNRLFSSINRTLGEGIASLLSAQILAGQYERHKLLLTQSEIKLLHAQVNPHFLFNALNTLVAVIRHDSDQAARLVQYLSTFFRKNLKRSAEIVTLADEIEHIDAYLQIEKARFQQRLQVHIAVPEPLLSLSLPAFSLQPIVENAIKHGTSQLLGPGVITLSARCEGPRLLICIEDNAGLFPANCVSHGLGMQLVDKRLQGRYGVGSGVSVECQPDRYTRITLSLAREDSV is encoded by the coding sequence ATGTACGAATTTAAGTTGGTTTTACTGCTGCTGCAACAGATGTGCGTTTATCTGGTTATCGCCTATCTGTTAAGCAAAACGCCGCTGTTCATCCCTTTGATGCACGTCACGGTGCGCTTGCCACACAAGCTTTTGTGCTATGTCATGTTCTCCATGTTCTGCATTATGGGCACCTATTTTGGTTTGCATATCCAGGACTCTATCGCCAATACCCGCGCGATTGGCGCCGTATTGGGTGGCCTGTTGGGCGGGCCGGTGGTCGGCGGGCTGGTGGGCTTCACCGGCGGTTTGCACCGCTATTCCATGGGAGGCATGACGGCGTTTAGCTGCATGGTGTCCACCATTGTCGAAGGTCTTCTCGGCGGGCTGGCCCATCGGCTGCTGGTTCGCCGCGGCCGGCTGGACCGGTTGTTTCATCCGCTTACCGTCGCCGGCGTGACGCTGCTGGCCGAGGTGTTGCAAATGGCGATTATTCTGCTGCTGGCGCGTCCGTTAGCTGAAGCGCTACAGCTAGTGAAAAGTATCGCCGCGCCCATGATTGTCACCAATGCCATCGGCGCGGCGATGTTTATGCGCATTCTGCTCGACCGGCGCGCAATGTTCGAGAAATACACCTCGGCGTTTTCCGCCCGCGCGCTGAAGATTGCCGCCTGTACCGAGGGGATCCTGCGCCAGGGGTTCAACCAGGAAAACAGCCGGCGGGTGGCGCAGGTCATCTACCAAACGCTGGATATCGGCGCGGTGGCGATTACCGACAGGCAGCGCCTGCTGGCGTTTATCGGCATCGGTGACGATCATCATTTGCCGGGAACGCCCATCGCCTCGCGTCACTCGCGCTGGGCCATTGATCATAATGAAGTGGTGTACGCCGACGGCAACGCGGTGCCGTATCAATGTTCGCTACACCGCGGCTGCAAGCTCGGCTCCACGCTGGTCATCCCGCTGCGCGGTGAAAACCAGGAAGTGATCGGCACCATCAAGCTGTATGAGGCAAAAAACCGCCTGTTCAGCTCGATCAACCGTACGCTGGGGGAGGGGATCGCCAGCCTGCTTTCGGCGCAGATTCTGGCCGGCCAGTACGAGCGGCATAAATTGCTGTTGACGCAGTCCGAAATCAAGCTGCTACATGCGCAGGTCAATCCCCATTTTCTGTTTAACGCCCTCAATACCTTGGTGGCGGTAATCCGCCACGACAGCGATCAGGCCGCCCGGCTGGTGCAGTACCTGTCCACCTTTTTTCGCAAAAATCTGAAACGCTCGGCGGAAATCGTCACATTGGCGGATGAAATCGAGCATATTGACGCTTATCTGCAAATCGAGAAAGCCCGTTTTCAGCAGCGCCTGCAGGTACACATTGCGGTACCGGAACCGCTATTATCGCTGTCGCTGCCGGCGTTCTCGCTACAGCCGATTGTGGAAAACGCGATCAAACACGGCACGTCGCAGCTGCTGGGACCCGGCGTGATTACCCTAAGCGCCCGCTGTGAGGGGCCGCGGCTGCTTATTTGCATTGAGGACAATGCCGGGCTGTTCCCGGCAAATTGTGTCAGCCATGGTCTGGGGATGCAATTGGTCGACAAGCGGCTACAGGGCCGCTACGGCGTGGGCAGCGGCGTCAGCGTCGAGTGTCAACCGGACCGCTATACCCGGATTACGCTTTCTTTGGCTAGAGAGGACTCCGTTTGA
- a CDS encoding GlsB/YeaQ/YmgE family stress response membrane protein yields the protein MGILSWIIFGLIAGIIAKWIMPGRDGGGFIITIVLGIIGAVVGGWISTFFGYGRVDGFNFGSFVVAVIGAIVVLWIYRLVRR from the coding sequence ATGGGTATTCTATCCTGGATTATTTTTGGGCTGATTGCGGGGATTATTGCGAAATGGATCATGCCCGGTCGCGACGGCGGCGGTTTTATCATCACCATTGTGCTGGGGATCATCGGTGCGGTGGTCGGCGGCTGGATCAGTACCTTCTTCGGCTACGGCCGGGTGGACGGGTTTAACTTCGGCAGCTTCGTGGTGGCGGTGATTGGCGCCATCGTCGTGCTGTGGATTTACCGCTTGGTACGACGCTAA
- a CDS encoding carbon starvation CstA family protein yields MKHSVLKHLPWLIIGFIGACCLGVIALRRGEHVSALWIVVSSVAVYLVAYRYYSLYIAKNVMRLDPARATPAVVNNDGLNYVPTHRNVLFGHHFAAIAGAGPLVGPVLAAQMGYLPGTLWLLAGVVLAGAVQDFIVLFLSTRRNGVSLGEIVKEEMGRVPGTIALFGCFLIMIIILAVLALIVVKALAESPWGVFTVCSTVPIALLMGIYMRFIRPGRVGEVSVIGIVLLLLSIWFGGVIAQDPYWGPALTFKDTTITYALIGYAFISALLPVWLILAPRDYLATFLKIGVIVGLALGIVVLNPDLKMPATTPFIDGTGPVWKGTLFPFLFITIACGAVSGFHALIASGTTPKLLANENDARFIGYGAMLMESFVAIMALVAASIIEPGLYFAMNTPPVALGITMPDLHRLGTADAPMIMASLQQVTAQAAATVSGWGFVISPEQILQTAKDIGEPSVLNRAGGAPTLAVGIAHVFHQIVPGADMGFWYHFGILFEALFILTALDAGTRSGRFMLQDLLGNFVPFLKKTDSLPAGIVGTAGCVGLWGYLLYQGVVDPLGGVKSLWPLFGISNQMLAAVALVLGTVVLIKMKRTRYIWVTLLPAVWLLICTTWALGLKLFSQNPQLEGFLYLAREYNRRISEQGATLSAAQIDNMHHIVVNNYTNAGLSILFLVVVYSIIIYGIKTTLRARQSPQRSDKETTFIPVPEGGVKLSGGH; encoded by the coding sequence ATGAAGCACTCTGTTTTGAAACATCTGCCCTGGCTCATCATCGGCTTTATCGGTGCCTGCTGCCTGGGTGTTATTGCGCTGCGCCGGGGAGAACACGTCAGCGCGCTGTGGATTGTGGTGTCGTCGGTGGCGGTCTATCTGGTTGCCTATCGCTACTACAGTCTGTATATCGCCAAAAACGTCATGCGTCTCGATCCCGCCCGCGCCACGCCGGCGGTGGTCAACAATGACGGCCTAAATTACGTGCCCACCCACCGCAATGTGCTGTTCGGCCATCACTTCGCCGCGATAGCCGGCGCGGGGCCGCTGGTCGGGCCGGTACTTGCGGCGCAGATGGGCTATCTGCCCGGTACGCTGTGGCTGCTGGCGGGGGTAGTGCTGGCCGGCGCGGTGCAGGACTTCATCGTGCTGTTCCTGTCAACCCGCCGCAACGGCGTTTCGCTCGGGGAAATCGTCAAGGAGGAAATGGGCCGCGTGCCGGGAACTATCGCGCTGTTCGGCTGTTTCCTTATCATGATAATTATACTGGCGGTGCTGGCGCTGATTGTGGTGAAAGCCCTGGCGGAAAGCCCATGGGGAGTGTTCACCGTCTGTTCCACCGTGCCCATTGCCTTGCTGATGGGGATTTATATGCGCTTCATCCGCCCCGGGCGGGTGGGGGAAGTGTCGGTCATTGGTATTGTGCTGCTGCTGCTGTCCATCTGGTTTGGCGGCGTGATTGCCCAGGACCCCTATTGGGGACCGGCGCTGACCTTTAAAGATACCACTATCACTTATGCCCTTATCGGCTACGCGTTTATCTCGGCGCTGTTGCCGGTGTGGCTGATACTGGCGCCGCGGGATTACCTGGCCACCTTTTTGAAAATCGGCGTCATTGTTGGTCTGGCGCTGGGGATTGTGGTGCTGAACCCGGATCTGAAAATGCCGGCCACCACGCCGTTTATCGACGGCACTGGGCCGGTATGGAAAGGCACGCTGTTTCCCTTCTTGTTCATTACCATCGCCTGCGGCGCGGTGTCCGGTTTCCATGCGCTCATCGCCTCCGGCACGACGCCCAAGCTGTTAGCCAATGAAAATGACGCGCGCTTCATCGGCTACGGCGCCATGTTGATGGAGTCGTTTGTCGCCATCATGGCGCTGGTGGCGGCGTCGATTATTGAACCGGGGCTGTATTTCGCCATGAATACCCCGCCGGTGGCCCTCGGCATTACGATGCCCGATCTGCACCGTCTCGGCACCGCCGACGCGCCGATGATCATGGCCTCGCTCCAGCAGGTGACCGCCCAGGCGGCGGCGACGGTTAGCGGCTGGGGTTTTGTGATTTCGCCGGAACAGATCCTGCAAACCGCGAAAGATATCGGCGAACCTTCCGTGCTTAATCGTGCCGGCGGCGCACCAACCCTGGCGGTAGGGATTGCGCATGTGTTCCATCAAATCGTACCGGGGGCGGATATGGGCTTCTGGTACCATTTCGGCATCCTGTTTGAGGCGCTGTTTATCCTCACCGCGTTGGATGCCGGTACCCGCTCGGGGCGCTTTATGCTGCAGGATTTACTGGGCAATTTCGTGCCGTTTTTGAAAAAGACTGACTCGCTGCCGGCGGGGATCGTTGGCACCGCCGGCTGCGTGGGGCTTTGGGGCTATCTGCTCTACCAGGGCGTGGTGGATCCGCTCGGCGGGGTGAAAAGCCTTTGGCCGCTGTTCGGCATCTCCAACCAAATGTTGGCCGCGGTGGCGCTGGTGCTGGGTACGGTGGTGCTTATCAAGATGAAACGCACCCGCTATATTTGGGTGACGCTGCTGCCGGCGGTCTGGCTGCTTATCTGCACTACCTGGGCGCTTGGCTTGAAGCTGTTCAGCCAAAATCCGCAGTTGGAAGGGTTTTTGTACCTGGCGCGCGAATATAACCGTCGTATCAGCGAGCAGGGCGCCACCCTCAGCGCGGCGCAGATAGACAATATGCACCATATCGTGGTGAATAATTATACCAATGCCGGTCTCAGCATCCTGTTCTTGGTGGTGGTTTACAGTATCATCATTTACGGCATTAAAACGACGCTACGGGCGCGCCAAAGCCCGCAGCGCAGCGACAAAGAAACCACCTTCATCCCGGTGCCCGAGGGCGGCGTGAAGCTCTCCGGCGGACATTAA
- a CDS encoding PLP-dependent aminotransferase family protein, which yields MRSLLTDMLQGQLAAISDGTLNRRLYRAIRQGILEGVLRAGSRLPATRDLAQQLAISRNTVSTAYDQLQAEGYISTRAGSGTFVTAHLPDGAMTTVKPPPPTAAQQRALALSARGTALLHSAGASPHQWGAFMPGVPDVAGFPHAVWRRIQARVIKRIAPHALTYSPLGGSPALRQALVDYLRIARSVICDPEQIVITEGTHQAIDLLAKMLCNPGDRVWVEEPSYWGIRNVLAVNGVILTPVTVDDAGLNPPPLRKTMRAPKLIFVTPSHQYPTGAVMSLARRQRLLALAQEQGSWVVEDDYDSEFRFSGNPIPALQSLTPQAPVIYIGTFSKTLYPGLRISYMVLPQSLAASVSRAHAELYRGGHWQTQQTLAAFIREGHYASHIRRMRLLYGKRRTLLTQLVLHWLGPEALAPDSNAGLHLILALTANTDDVRLAEEAARQGIHVRPLSSYYLRARRRRGLLLGYACVDEDGIQPAFLTLLRCIARHYPALLRQPLPPPLVDLE from the coding sequence TTGCGATCATTATTAACCGACATGCTGCAAGGGCAACTTGCGGCCATTAGCGACGGTACGCTGAATCGCCGGCTGTATCGCGCCATTCGTCAGGGGATACTGGAGGGGGTACTGCGCGCGGGCAGCCGACTACCGGCCACCCGCGATCTGGCGCAGCAATTGGCGATATCGCGCAATACCGTCAGCACCGCCTATGATCAGCTCCAGGCGGAGGGCTATATCTCTACCCGCGCGGGCAGCGGAACGTTCGTCACGGCGCATCTGCCCGACGGCGCGATGACCACCGTGAAGCCGCCACCCCCCACCGCCGCGCAGCAGCGCGCGCTGGCGTTGTCGGCGCGCGGTACGGCGCTGCTGCACAGCGCGGGCGCCTCACCCCATCAGTGGGGCGCATTTATGCCCGGTGTACCGGACGTCGCCGGGTTTCCCCACGCCGTGTGGCGACGAATTCAAGCGCGGGTGATAAAACGTATCGCGCCGCATGCATTGACCTATTCTCCTCTCGGCGGCAGCCCGGCGCTGCGCCAGGCGCTGGTAGATTATCTGCGCATTGCCCGTTCGGTTATCTGCGATCCCGAGCAAATTGTGATTACGGAAGGCACGCACCAGGCAATTGATTTATTGGCGAAAATGCTGTGCAATCCCGGCGATCGCGTGTGGGTGGAAGAGCCGAGCTATTGGGGGATCCGCAATGTGCTGGCGGTGAACGGCGTAATCCTAACGCCGGTCACGGTGGACGATGCCGGCCTGAATCCGCCGCCGTTGAGAAAGACGATGCGCGCACCAAAATTGATTTTCGTGACACCGTCACATCAATACCCCACCGGAGCGGTGATGAGTTTGGCCAGGCGCCAGCGGCTGCTGGCGTTGGCGCAGGAGCAAGGCAGTTGGGTGGTAGAGGATGATTACGATTCCGAATTCCGCTTTTCCGGCAATCCCATCCCGGCGCTGCAAAGCCTGACGCCGCAGGCGCCGGTGATTTATATCGGCACCTTTAGCAAGACGCTTTATCCCGGCCTGCGCATCAGTTATATGGTGCTACCGCAGTCGCTGGCGGCGTCGGTGAGCCGCGCCCATGCGGAACTTTACCGCGGCGGCCATTGGCAGACCCAGCAAACGCTGGCGGCATTTATCCGCGAGGGGCATTATGCTTCGCATATCCGCCGCATGCGGCTGCTGTATGGCAAGCGACGCACGCTGCTGACCCAATTGGTGCTGCACTGGCTCGGCCCCGAGGCGCTGGCGCCGGACAGCAACGCCGGCCTGCATTTGATCCTTGCGCTAACGGCCAACACCGATGATGTACGGCTGGCGGAAGAGGCCGCCAGACAAGGAATACACGTGCGGCCCTTGTCGAGTTACTATCTGCGTGCGCGCCGGCGGCGCGGTCTGCTGCTGGGTTACGCCTGCGTCGATGAAGACGGGATTCAACCGGCGTTTTTGACCCTGCTGCGCTGTATCGCCCGGCATTATCCGGCGCTGTTGCGCCAGCCGTTGCCCCCGCCGTTGGTAGATTTAGAATAA
- the btsR gene encoding two-component system response regulator BtsR, which produces MLTVLIVDDEPLARENLRCLLAQDERLEVVGECANAVEAIGAIHRLRPDVVFLDIQMPRISGLEMVAMIDPDSMPYIVFVTAYDEYAVRAFEEQAFDYLLKPIDAQRLAKTLRNLSRPRPGQNLASLTEACQELAYIPCTGHSRIYLLKTTEVMFASSRQSGVYVTGEQGAECFTELTLKTLERRTPLVRCHRQFLVNMAHLREIRLEECGQAELQLSNGHALPVSRRYLKTLKQQLGLKV; this is translated from the coding sequence ATGTTAACTGTGCTCATTGTCGACGACGAACCGCTGGCGCGGGAGAATCTACGCTGTTTATTGGCGCAGGATGAGCGCCTCGAGGTGGTGGGAGAGTGCGCCAACGCGGTGGAAGCCATCGGCGCCATCCATCGCCTGCGCCCCGATGTGGTGTTTTTGGATATTCAAATGCCGCGCATCAGCGGTTTGGAAATGGTCGCGATGATCGACCCGGACAGTATGCCGTACATCGTCTTTGTCACGGCGTACGATGAATATGCGGTGCGGGCCTTTGAGGAGCAGGCGTTCGACTATCTGCTTAAGCCGATTGACGCCCAGCGGCTGGCGAAGACGCTGCGCAACCTCAGTCGCCCGCGCCCCGGGCAGAATCTCGCGTCGCTGACCGAGGCCTGTCAGGAGCTGGCCTATATTCCCTGCACCGGCCACAGCCGCATCTATCTTTTGAAAACCACCGAGGTGATGTTTGCCAGCTCCCGGCAAAGCGGCGTGTACGTTACCGGCGAGCAGGGCGCCGAATGTTTTACCGAATTGACGTTGAAAACGCTGGAGCGCCGTACGCCGCTGGTGCGCTGCCATCGCCAGTTTCTGGTAAATATGGCGCACCTGCGCGAGATTCGCCTGGAGGAGTGCGGACAGGCTGAGCTGCAGCTCAGCAATGGCCATGCGCTGCCGGTCAGCCGGCGCTATTTGAAAACCCTCAAGCAGCAGTTGGGTCTGAAAGTCTAA
- a CDS encoding DUF883 family protein, whose translation MFSRKKATSQAEKVRETAQQLADDTCSGLHEVAGRSCGWIKANPWAAVGAAALVGLLAGVLLTGNKGE comes from the coding sequence ATGTTTTCCAGAAAAAAAGCCACGTCACAGGCGGAAAAAGTCCGCGAAACGGCCCAACAGTTAGCCGACGATACCTGTAGCGGCCTGCATGAGGTCGCGGGGCGATCGTGCGGCTGGATAAAAGCCAATCCGTGGGCCGCGGTCGGAGCTGCGGCCCTGGTGGGATTGCTGGCGGGTGTTTTGTTAACCGGTAACAAAGGAGAGTAA